Proteins encoded within one genomic window of Gloeobacter kilaueensis JS1:
- a CDS encoding elongation factor G, with product MNNNVSAQWRSIAIVGPYQSGKSTLLESLLYVTGAISRKGSVVDGNSVADGVAEARNRQMSVEVTAAFSEYRGAQLSFLDCPGSVEFVQESWNALVGVDAAIVVCEAEVTKVLTLAPLLKFLDDWQIPHVLFINKMDRASTAVKEVLVALQSVSSRPLALRQFPIGQGERLSGFIDLVSEKAWQYHPGGPPDPIALPEHLRSEEQAAREELLEVLAEFDDHLLEELVEEIAPPEEEICTGLKHDLEADLIVPVFFGVASQDFGVRPMLAALLEEVPAALCTARLRGVEPGGPVVAQVLKTYYTPQSGKLSLVRIWRGSLSDGMTLGSVRIGGLYRLCGQQQTPLQSAGAGEIVALGRMEGIKTGDSLSTEAIAQLLPKAERIVPLFALAISPEKRADEVKFSAAVGKLLEEDPSLDWEQNANTREVLLWGQGEIHLQVALDRLRRKYNLPMQARLPQVPYCETIRRSCTTHGRYKHQTGGHGQFGDVHLDIRPLARGDGFQFSETIVGGVVPRQYIPGVETGVRESLERGPLGYQVVDVAVVLTNGSYHTVDSSEQAFKQAARIAMNDGLSRCQPVLLEPIVELSVFVPSEFTARALRLLSGKRGQILNYEGDATRKDWDRISAYLPLAEMNGFTVELRSLTLGVGCFAWRRAHLQEVPEKLAERVLTRT from the coding sequence ATGAACAACAACGTGAGCGCGCAATGGCGCAGCATTGCAATCGTCGGTCCTTACCAGAGTGGCAAATCGACCCTGCTCGAAAGCCTGCTCTATGTGACCGGTGCGATCAGCCGCAAGGGGAGTGTCGTCGATGGCAATTCGGTGGCCGACGGCGTCGCTGAGGCCCGCAACCGCCAGATGAGTGTCGAGGTGACGGCAGCCTTCAGCGAATACCGGGGAGCCCAACTGAGTTTTCTCGATTGCCCCGGTTCGGTCGAATTTGTGCAGGAGAGCTGGAACGCTCTGGTAGGCGTGGATGCTGCGATCGTCGTCTGTGAGGCGGAGGTGACGAAGGTGCTCACCCTCGCTCCTTTATTGAAGTTTCTCGACGACTGGCAGATTCCCCACGTCCTGTTTATCAACAAGATGGACCGAGCGAGTACAGCCGTCAAAGAAGTCCTGGTGGCTTTACAGTCCGTCTCCAGCCGTCCCCTCGCCCTGCGCCAGTTCCCGATTGGCCAGGGCGAACGTTTAAGCGGGTTTATCGATCTGGTAAGCGAAAAAGCCTGGCAGTACCACCCCGGTGGCCCCCCCGACCCGATCGCCCTGCCGGAACATCTGCGCTCGGAGGAGCAGGCAGCCCGCGAGGAACTGCTAGAAGTGCTGGCCGAGTTCGACGATCACCTGCTCGAAGAACTCGTCGAAGAGATCGCCCCGCCCGAGGAGGAAATCTGCACCGGCCTCAAGCACGACCTCGAAGCCGACTTGATCGTGCCGGTCTTTTTTGGAGTTGCCTCTCAAGATTTTGGGGTGCGGCCCATGCTCGCCGCTCTGCTCGAAGAGGTGCCCGCCGCCCTCTGCACGGCGCGCCTGCGGGGCGTCGAGCCGGGCGGGCCGGTCGTCGCCCAGGTGCTCAAGACTTACTACACCCCCCAGAGCGGCAAGCTGTCGCTGGTGCGCATCTGGCGCGGCAGCCTGAGCGACGGCATGACCCTGGGCAGTGTACGCATCGGCGGCCTCTACCGGCTGTGCGGCCAGCAGCAGACTCCATTGCAGTCGGCGGGGGCAGGAGAAATCGTTGCCCTCGGTCGCATGGAAGGAATCAAGACCGGCGACAGCCTTTCGACGGAGGCGATTGCCCAGCTGCTGCCAAAGGCAGAACGGATTGTTCCACTTTTTGCTCTGGCTATCTCGCCTGAAAAGCGCGCCGACGAGGTCAAATTCAGCGCCGCCGTCGGTAAGCTGCTTGAGGAGGACCCCTCCCTCGACTGGGAACAGAACGCCAACACCCGCGAGGTGCTGCTTTGGGGTCAGGGTGAGATTCACCTGCAAGTCGCCCTCGATCGCCTGCGGCGCAAGTACAACCTGCCCATGCAGGCGCGCCTGCCCCAGGTGCCTTACTGCGAGACGATCCGCCGCTCCTGCACCACCCATGGCCGCTACAAGCACCAGACCGGCGGCCACGGCCAGTTCGGCGACGTTCACCTCGACATCCGGCCTTTAGCGCGGGGCGACGGCTTTCAGTTCTCCGAGACGATCGTGGGCGGCGTCGTGCCCCGCCAGTACATTCCGGGGGTCGAGACCGGGGTGCGCGAATCGCTCGAGCGCGGACCCCTGGGCTATCAGGTGGTCGATGTCGCCGTCGTGCTCACCAACGGTTCCTACCACACGGTCGATAGTTCTGAGCAAGCCTTCAAGCAGGCGGCCCGCATCGCAATGAACGATGGCCTCTCCCGCTGCCAGCCGGTGCTCCTTGAGCCGATTGTCGAGTTGTCGGTCTTTGTGCCTTCAGAGTTTACGGCCCGTGCTCTGCGGCTTCTAAGCGGCAAGCGCGGCCAGATCCTCAACTACGAGGGCGACGCTACCCGCAAGGACTGGGACCGGATCAGCGCCTATCTGCCTCTGGCGGAGATGAACGGTTTTACCGTCGAGTTGCGCTCCCTGACTCTGGGGGTGGGCTGCTTTGCGTGGCGGCGCGCCCACCTGCAGGAGGTGCCTGAGAAGCTGGCGGAGCGGGTGTTGACGAGGACTTAA
- a CDS encoding Dps family protein gives MTTTLQPRLTELVTALNREQANALVLYLNYKKYHWLSFGPLFRDYHLLFDEHSSQVLDTIDELAERSLMIDGKPVADPAKYLPTATVRASEGELSLREMVQEALIAHEVIIAEMHKDAEAATEAGDIGTADVYTRLVQTHQKQRWFLKELLQKGDNLVS, from the coding sequence ATGACAACGACACTCCAGCCGCGTTTGACCGAACTGGTGACCGCGCTCAACCGCGAGCAGGCGAACGCCCTGGTTTTATACCTCAACTACAAGAAGTACCACTGGCTGAGCTTTGGCCCGCTGTTTCGCGACTATCATCTGTTGTTCGACGAGCACAGCTCCCAGGTGCTCGATACGATCGACGAGCTGGCGGAGCGCAGCTTGATGATCGACGGCAAACCCGTGGCCGATCCGGCGAAGTACCTGCCCACGGCGACCGTCAGAGCGAGCGAGGGTGAGCTGTCGCTGCGCGAGATGGTTCAGGAAGCGCTCATAGCCCACGAGGTGATCATCGCCGAGATGCACAAGGACGCCGAGGCGGCCACCGAGGCCGGTGACATCGGCACGGCGGACGTTTATACCCGGCTGGTGCAGACCCACCAGAAGCAGCGCTGGTTCCTCAAGGAACTCCTTCAGAAAGGCGACAACCTCGTCAGCTGA
- a CDS encoding SDR family oxidoreductase yields the protein MSILVVGATGQTGRQIVRRLRGQGEVPKLLVRSRERAVELFGDSVEIAIVDVAQPGTLVGALTGVETLICATGTRSGFGGNGAQQVDYEGTRHLIDEAKRAAGVKRFVLVSSLCVSRLLHPLNLFGGVLLWKKKAEDYLIASGLDFTIVRPGGLREGGGGNEIIVRPADTLFEGTIDRADVARVCVEAGAAPEAAGKIVEIVGGPGQGQPSLIPLLAALPVVRAEVQRA from the coding sequence ATGTCGATTCTGGTTGTAGGGGCCACCGGTCAGACCGGCAGGCAGATCGTCCGTCGCCTCAGGGGCCAGGGGGAGGTGCCAAAATTGCTGGTGCGCTCGCGGGAGAGGGCTGTGGAGCTTTTTGGCGACAGCGTCGAGATTGCCATCGTCGATGTCGCCCAGCCGGGGACGCTTGTCGGGGCACTGACGGGTGTCGAAACGCTCATCTGTGCGACCGGCACCCGCAGCGGTTTTGGCGGCAACGGCGCGCAGCAGGTGGACTACGAAGGCACCCGCCACCTGATCGATGAAGCGAAGCGAGCAGCCGGGGTGAAGCGCTTCGTGCTCGTCAGCTCGCTCTGCGTCTCAAGGCTGTTGCACCCGCTCAACCTCTTTGGCGGCGTGCTCCTCTGGAAGAAAAAGGCCGAAGATTATCTGATCGCAAGCGGCCTTGATTTTACAATCGTCCGTCCGGGCGGCCTGCGCGAGGGCGGCGGCGGCAACGAGATTATCGTCCGGCCCGCCGACACGCTCTTTGAAGGCACCATCGACCGCGCCGACGTTGCCCGCGTCTGCGTCGAAGCGGGGGCCGCTCCCGAAGCGGCGGGCAAGATCGTCGAGATCGTAGGCGGACCTGGCCAGGGCCAGCCGTCGCTTATTCCCCTTTTGGCTGCCCTGCCGGTGGTGCGCGCCGAAGTCCAGCGCGCTTAG
- a CDS encoding PAS domain-containing protein translates to MFVRHDPIADADGQRLLDAVAAPIFCLDGRGRCSYINPAAASLFGYAVHQLLGQCLTRLVLARGEGRLFSAVLSEEDPPSTGTARFTRRDGTTFKARYSCVPLGGAALAVSLEAIVEEPAAVEEYASLFFEQALPPIVFFAADGRILKANAAARLLWGEKDFEDPSYSLLGDPKLIASGWLPQVLKAFAGETATLPPIAHGGNGQQWFQAILCPIRDPDGSVNALALVYHDVSALKHAEQLACGQIEALVTTLNTLAANPTLDSFLGQVLTTIATQLKAPLAEFWLTDFEHDLSVMHFTSYQGRIWMGADQPDHPGARGIPLALAREQECYQQVYVQRRPYQLKDIAALEQGGQGPLWDDFRRWAAARGVQTKLVVPLVLGEQVIGAFSFCDNEPRVYTAQEIELAQAIAHQATLAVQLTRLAEQKRHSAVLEERNRMARELHDTLMQSLAGIVIQLQAALDPHTAAIDEQRQHIEQARQLARQSLAEARRSVQALRPQQLEENRLDSALEALLAQASLNTSVQIDCQIEGTPYPLVPDVEHHLLRIAAEALSNALQHAQARQVRVLLAYRPEQVHLSIADDGRGFDPHAHRPERFGLVGMAERAQQIAARLTIDSAPGQGTHLSVVLKRPS, encoded by the coding sequence ATGTTTGTCAGACACGATCCGATCGCAGACGCGGATGGGCAGCGGCTACTCGATGCTGTTGCCGCACCAATTTTTTGCCTGGATGGCCGGGGGCGGTGCAGCTACATCAATCCGGCAGCGGCGAGTTTGTTTGGCTATGCCGTCCACCAGTTGCTCGGCCAGTGCCTGACACGCCTGGTGCTTGCCAGAGGCGAAGGTCGTCTGTTCAGCGCTGTTTTGAGTGAAGAGGATCCTCCTTCCACCGGTACCGCCCGCTTTACCCGCCGCGACGGCACGACCTTCAAGGCCCGCTACAGCTGCGTGCCTTTGGGAGGGGCGGCATTGGCAGTCAGCCTTGAGGCGATCGTCGAGGAACCGGCAGCGGTCGAAGAATACGCTTCACTGTTTTTTGAGCAGGCGCTGCCGCCCATCGTCTTTTTTGCAGCCGATGGCCGGATCTTGAAGGCGAACGCCGCCGCCCGCCTTCTGTGGGGCGAAAAAGACTTTGAAGATCCTTCTTATTCGCTGTTGGGCGATCCAAAGTTGATCGCCTCGGGCTGGCTGCCGCAGGTGCTCAAGGCTTTTGCCGGTGAGACGGCGACTTTGCCCCCGATCGCCCACGGGGGGAATGGTCAGCAGTGGTTCCAGGCAATTCTCTGCCCGATTCGCGATCCAGACGGCAGTGTAAACGCCCTTGCCCTTGTCTACCACGACGTAAGCGCCCTCAAACACGCCGAGCAGCTCGCCTGCGGTCAGATCGAGGCGCTGGTCACGACCCTCAACACTCTGGCGGCCAATCCCACCCTCGACAGTTTTTTAGGCCAGGTGCTTACGACGATCGCCACCCAGCTCAAAGCGCCTCTGGCGGAATTCTGGCTCACCGACTTTGAGCACGATCTATCGGTGATGCACTTTACGAGCTACCAGGGGCGGATCTGGATGGGGGCCGACCAGCCGGACCATCCCGGCGCGCGCGGCATTCCCCTCGCCCTCGCCCGCGAACAGGAGTGCTACCAGCAGGTCTACGTGCAGCGCCGCCCCTACCAGCTCAAAGACATCGCCGCCCTGGAGCAGGGGGGACAGGGGCCACTGTGGGATGATTTTCGGCGCTGGGCCGCCGCGCGCGGCGTCCAGACCAAGCTGGTGGTGCCGCTTGTGCTGGGCGAGCAGGTGATCGGTGCTTTCAGTTTTTGCGACAACGAGCCTCGGGTCTACACGGCTCAAGAAATCGAGCTGGCCCAGGCGATCGCCCACCAGGCGACGCTGGCGGTGCAGCTGACGCGCCTGGCTGAGCAAAAGCGGCACTCGGCGGTGCTCGAAGAGCGCAACCGCATGGCTCGCGAACTGCACGACACGCTGATGCAGAGTCTGGCAGGCATCGTCATCCAGTTGCAGGCGGCCCTCGACCCCCATACGGCAGCTATAGACGAACAGCGCCAGCACATCGAGCAGGCCCGCCAGCTTGCCCGCCAGAGCCTGGCGGAGGCGCGCCGCTCGGTGCAGGCGCTCAGGCCGCAGCAGCTCGAAGAAAACCGACTCGACTCTGCCCTGGAGGCTTTGCTGGCCCAGGCCAGCCTCAATACCAGCGTTCAGATCGACTGTCAGATCGAGGGCACGCCCTACCCACTTGTTCCAGATGTCGAGCATCACCTTCTGCGCATCGCCGCCGAAGCGCTCAGCAACGCCCTCCAGCACGCCCAGGCCCGCCAGGTGCGCGTTCTGCTGGCCTATAGGCCCGAGCAGGTGCATCTTTCGATCGCAGACGATGGCCGGGGCTTCGATCCCCACGCTCACCGTCCAGAGCGCTTTGGGCTGGTGGGCATGGCTGAGCGCGCCCAGCAGATCGCAGCGCGCCTCACGATCGACAGCGCACCGGGGCAGGGCACCCACCTCTCGGTCGTCCTCAAGCGCCCCAGCTAA